The Deinococcus sp. KNUC1210 nucleotide sequence GTATCCGCGCCGAGCTGGACGCGCCCGCCGTCGCCGTCGCCACGGGCGGCTTCGCACACACGCTGGAAGGCATCTGCCGCGAGATCGACACCTACGACGAAACGCTGACGCTGCGGGGCATGGTGGAGTTGTGGCACAGCCAGCAGGCACACAGCGTCAGACAGCTCTGAGAGGTGTCGCCTACCAGGTATCGCCCCCGCCCGGCGGCGGCCACGCCCCCAGCATGCGGCGCAGCAGGATGATCTGACCGATGTGAGCCGCGTTGTGGATGACGTGCAGCGTCAGTTCGTAGCCGAGGGTTTCGCCTGGCCGCACCAGCCGAGACAGGTCGGCTTCGAGCGCCAGCCGTTTCGTTTCGCTCAGCCCATCCAGAAACGCCAGCTTGAGCGCGTCCCAGCCGTCTTCTTCGCTCCTGGGCCAGCCCTGGGCGGCATGTTCGGGCAGGGTCGGCTTTTCGCCGTGGGCCAGTCCGAGCGTGTATCGCTGCCAGAAATGCATGTGCGCCACGATCTCGGCGATGGTGTGCGGCGCACCCTCCACGCGTCGGCAGGCGATTTCGGCGCTCAGGTCCTGAAAGGCTCGGCTGGGCGGCACGAACGCACTTCCCTCGTCGAGCAGGCGCTGAAGCGCGAGGGGCGGCGGGCCGGACAGCAACTCCTCAGATGGGGGCATCATAGCTGCATTGTCGGGGGGCCGGAACCGGGAATTTCTGGGCGTGGCAGCGGGCCGACAGGTCACACAGAGCGCCACCCACAGGCTGCCGATCCTCTCCAATAGCACTTCATTGTTTGTATCCTCAGCACTACGTTTCCTGAGTGTGTTCATGTTAAGATACCCGGCAAGGTGGCGTTCATCTCAGGTGAGCCGTCACGCTGGAGAACCATGGACTACTACGAGTTGCTGGGCGTGGCGAGGACCGCCGACGCCGACGAAATCAAGAGTGCATATCGCAAACTGGCCCTGAAGTTCCACCCCGACCGCAACAAGGAACCGGGAGCCGCCGCGCAGTTCTCGAAGATCAATGAAGCCTATGCCGTGCTGGGCGACGCCGAGAAACGGGCGCATTTCGACCGGTACGGTTCGGCCCCCAGCGGCGGTATGCCGGGCGGCGACCCGTTCGGCGGGCAGGGCTTCGATCCGATGGATATCTTCGAGCAGCTGTTTGGCGGCGGCATGTTCGGGGGCGCACGCGGTGGACGGCGCGGCCCGGCACGCGGCGACGATATCGAGACCGAAGTGAAGGTCACGCTGGAACAGGCCCGCGAGGGTGCCGAGGTGCAGGTGCAGGTTGACCGCCTGACCACCTGCGAGCACTGTCACGGCAAGAAGTCCGAGCCGGGTGGCCGCCCGCCCAAGACCTGTTCGACGTGCAGCGGTCAGGGCGTGGTGCAGGCACAGGCACGCACCATCTTCGGCAACGTCATGACGCAGCAGCCCTGCCCGACCTGCCGGGGCGAGGGCGTCATCATCGAGGACCCGTGTACGGTGTGCCGTGGCCGGGGCCGGACCCTGAAGGGCGAAACGGTGTCGGTCAAGCTGCCACGCGGCATTGACGAGGGCTACCGTATCCGGGTGGCGGGCATGGGCAACGAGGGGCCGGGCGGCAACGGCGACCTCTTCGCGCACATCGAGATGGTGCCGCATCCCGACCTGAAACGCGAGGCCGAGCATCTGATCTTTATGGCCCGCCTGCCGTATCCGCGAATGGTGCTGGGCGGCAAGGTCAGCGTGCCCACCCTCGATGGTCCGCAGGATATGGAAGTCAAACCCGGCACCCAGCACGGCGAAATGGCGCGGCTGCGCGGCCAGGGACTGCCTCGCCTCCAGGCGAGCGGCAACGGCGATCTGGTGGTGGTCTTCGAGGTCGATGTGCCCAAGCCCGGGCAGCTCTCGCCCGAGGCAAAAACCGCGCTCAGCGAGTATGCTGGCGCGATTGGCGACGAGCTGCACGAACACAAGGGCGGGTTCTTCGAGCGCATCGGCAAGGTCATTCGCGGCGAGTAAGACGGCGCGAGCCTGGGCCTGTCGGCGTCGAGGCAGGACGTACAATCCAGCTGCCCGTGGGGCTGCCTTCATGACTGGAGGGCAGCCCCACAGCTCTTCCGGGCTGTTCCTGTGTGGGGAACGGCTCACGGCCTGCTCAACTGGAATCCGCCTCACACGGTATGCTGCTCACGTTCCCATTGCCGGACACCCGCCCCAATCTTTCTCCTACTCCCCGCCGGAGGTTCATCCGTGAACAGCAACCGTGGCCCGCTGCTCGTTTTTTCCGGGCAAAGCAATCGTCCTCTCGCCGAAGAAATCTGCCAGCATCTCGGCATTCACCTGGGCAAGAGCGAGACCATCAAGTTCAGCAACGAGAATCTGATCGTGCAGTACACCGAGTCGCTGCGCGAGGGCGACGTGTTCATCGTTCAGAGTTTCAGCACGCCCGTCTCGGACGCGATCATGGAACTGCTGATCATGATCGACGCTGCCAAAAGCGCGTCTGCAGGCCGTGTCACCGCCGTGATTCCGTACTACAGCTACGCCCGCAGCGACAAGAAAGACGCGCCGCGCATCAGCATCGCCGGGCGACTGGTGGCCGATCTGCTTCAGGCGGCAGGCGCCGACCGGGTGCTGACCATGACGCTGCACAGCCCGCAGGTCCACGGCTTCTTCTCGGTGCCGGTCGATCACCTGTCCTCCGACCGGGTGATTGCCGGACATATCCGCGACACCGTGACCGATTCGCAGGACGGCGTGGTGCTGGCGCCCGATTCCGGCAGCATCAAGCGGGCCTCTGCCATCGCCAGACGCCTGAACTGCGGTCTGGCCTTCATCGACAAGCAGCGCCTCACCGACACCGAAGTCGAGCCACGCGCGCTGATCGGTGACGTGCGGGGCAAGAAGGTCTATATCGTCGACGACGAGATCAGCACGGCGGGCAGCCTGGTGGAAGCGGTGAATTTTGCCAAGCGTATGGGCGCACAGGAAGTGTATGTGGCGGTCACGCACGGCGTCTACACCGGCCCCGCCATCGAGCGAATCGCCGCGCTGGACGCTGTGGAGGTCGCCAGCACCAACACGGTGCTCGTCCCGCAGTCCAAGATCGACGGCAGCGGCGGCAAGTTGAAGGTGCTGAGCGTGGCGAAGCTGTTCGCTGACGCCATTTCCAACATCCATACCGGAGAAAGCGTCAGCACTCTGTTCGAGTAAAGAGCGTCCGAGAAAACTTAGGCACAGGGGGTTAGGCTTCTGGAAGAGCGGGCAGCGATGCTCATCACTGCTTTTCCTAAGCACTAACCCCTAAAACCTAACCCCTATACTGTCGCCGTGCGTTCTCCTCTGCCCCGCACCATTCTGACGCGCCTGGAAACCGGGCGTCTGGTGCTCTACAGCCTGCTGGCGGGCGGCCTGGTCGGACTGGTCGGTACCGGCTGGCGCGAAGTTCTGGACATGGTGCTGACGCTGGGTGCATGGGTGCTGGGCTATCGTCCTCCCGGCGCAGCGGGCGAAGGTGGCCTGCTGATGGCCTTTGGTGACACCCTGCCGTATGCCCTGCTGCTGCTGCCGATCTGCGGCGCCCTCTACGCGCTGCTGATGCGTTCGCGGCTGAGCGATCCGCTGAACGCCGTGGTCGCGGGCTATCACGCCCGTGGCGACTGGAAAGACCCGCTGACACAGGCACGCGGGCTGGTCGGCACCGTCCTGGGGCAGGCATCCGGGCTGCTGGTCGGGCGTGACAGCAGCTTTATCGCCCTGGGGAGCATGTGTGCGCTGCTGCTGAGCCGGGTGGCCCGCATCGACGCGGGCGAGCGCCGGGTGCTGACGCTGGCCTGTGTCGCGGCGGCGATAGGGCTGGTGCTGCACGCGCCTCTGGCCGCCGCCGTCCTGATGGCCGAGGTGCTGTACCGCCGCTTTGAATTTGAATTCGAAGTGCTGATGCCGTGCGTGCTGGCGGCAGTGTGCGCCTCGGCGGTATCGGGCCTGATGGTGGGCTTCGAGCCGCTGTTCTCGCTGCCCGGCGACCTCACGCCCAGCGCCGGACAGCTGCCGCTGTATCTGCTGCTGGCGGGGGCGGTCACGCTGCTCAGCTGGATTCTGGCGCAGGTCACGACGGTCATCTCACAGGTGTTCGAGCGCCCTGCTTTTCAGCGCGGCTGGCTGGCCCGCTGGCCGCTGCGGGTGCTGCTGGGCGCCGTCTTCGGTCTGATCACGGCGGCCATCGCGGTCTACAGCACGCCCACCATTCTGGGCGGTGGCTCCGGGTGGCTTCAGCTCGGGGTCAGTGGCTTTCTGGGCAGCGAGGCGGGCGGCATGGCGGCGTGGCGCTGGCTGCTGATGGCGCTGGGCGCACAGCTCGCCTTCGGGGGCGGCGTGGTGGTGTCGGCAGCGACGGGCGGCCTGCTGGGTGTGGGACTGGCCTCGGCGCTGGGAGGCTTTGGCCTGAATCTCGATGCGTCGGTGTCTGCGCTTATCGGGGCGGCCACCTGCCTGACCGTGACGCTGAATATTCCGGTGGCGGCGGCGCTCCTGGCCGTGACCTGGGGTGGAGACGCGCTGTTACCGGTGGCGCTCGCTTCGACGGGCCTGGCACATACCCTCAGCGGGGAAGCCAGCCTGCTCTCCGGACAGGTCAGCCGCCGCGCTCAGTCGCGGGTGCACGCTCCCACAGCTGGCACCGTGCTGGGCCGAATCGCCTCGCCGCTCAGGCCGCTGACCACCGTTTCTCTGCCCGCTTCAGCCCTTGCTGCGGGCACGCTCGCCGCCGAAGCAGGAGACGGCGACAGCGCGGCCCGCCTGCTGCTCACCGGAACGGCCAGTGCCCAGTCAGCCGCTCCCCAGGCACGCCAGCTGTACCGTCAGGAGGTGCCGCGCAGCTGGCTGGGTGCCCGTGTCGGTGTGCTGACCCTGCCCGAGCGAATGGAACTGGTGGGCGTGGTTCAGAACGGGCAGGCGCGACTGAGTCAGGCCGGGCTGCGCCTGAACGCGGGTGACGAGTTGCTGTTGCTGGCAACGCCGAGCGAATTCCAGAACTGGCAGCAGTCGCTGCGCGTGCCGGGGTGAGGGGAAGAAGTGATGAGGTGCGGGTGATGCGTGATGTGACACCGAAAGACCTGCCAGAGCCAGAAAGGAGGTGATGAGGTACGAGTGATGCGTGATATGACACCGAAAGACCTGCCAGAGCATCAACAGGTCAAACTCAGACCCCACCCAGAGCCTGTAACACCACATCACTCATACCTCATCACCCATCACCGTTACTCCGGCCCCGCGCATGACTGAGCCACCCCAACCCCGCCGCATACCCTGGGATCGCAATTACCGGCTCGGCGTGTGGAACGGCTGGCTTGCCACCACCGGAGACGGATTTCTGAGCGTGACGGTGGTGGTGGCGGGCTTCGCGGCGCGGCTGGGTGCGTCCAATGCCATGATCGGCCTGTTGCCCGCCATCGCGCAGGGCGGCTGGATGCTGCCTCAGGTGATG carries:
- a CDS encoding DinB family protein, whose protein sequence is MMPPSEELLSGPPPLALQRLLDEGSAFVPPSRAFQDLSAEIACRRVEGAPHTIAEIVAHMHFWQRYTLGLAHGEKPTLPEHAAQGWPRSEEDGWDALKLAFLDGLSETKRLALEADLSRLVRPGETLGYELTLHVIHNAAHIGQIILLRRMLGAWPPPGGGDTW
- the dnaJ gene encoding molecular chaperone DnaJ; this translates as MDYYELLGVARTADADEIKSAYRKLALKFHPDRNKEPGAAAQFSKINEAYAVLGDAEKRAHFDRYGSAPSGGMPGGDPFGGQGFDPMDIFEQLFGGGMFGGARGGRRGPARGDDIETEVKVTLEQAREGAEVQVQVDRLTTCEHCHGKKSEPGGRPPKTCSTCSGQGVVQAQARTIFGNVMTQQPCPTCRGEGVIIEDPCTVCRGRGRTLKGETVSVKLPRGIDEGYRIRVAGMGNEGPGGNGDLFAHIEMVPHPDLKREAEHLIFMARLPYPRMVLGGKVSVPTLDGPQDMEVKPGTQHGEMARLRGQGLPRLQASGNGDLVVVFEVDVPKPGQLSPEAKTALSEYAGAIGDELHEHKGGFFERIGKVIRGE
- a CDS encoding ribose-phosphate pyrophosphokinase gives rise to the protein MNSNRGPLLVFSGQSNRPLAEEICQHLGIHLGKSETIKFSNENLIVQYTESLREGDVFIVQSFSTPVSDAIMELLIMIDAAKSASAGRVTAVIPYYSYARSDKKDAPRISIAGRLVADLLQAAGADRVLTMTLHSPQVHGFFSVPVDHLSSDRVIAGHIRDTVTDSQDGVVLAPDSGSIKRASAIARRLNCGLAFIDKQRLTDTEVEPRALIGDVRGKKVYIVDDEISTAGSLVEAVNFAKRMGAQEVYVAVTHGVYTGPAIERIAALDAVEVASTNTVLVPQSKIDGSGGKLKVLSVAKLFADAISNIHTGESVSTLFE
- a CDS encoding chloride channel protein, coding for MRSPLPRTILTRLETGRLVLYSLLAGGLVGLVGTGWREVLDMVLTLGAWVLGYRPPGAAGEGGLLMAFGDTLPYALLLLPICGALYALLMRSRLSDPLNAVVAGYHARGDWKDPLTQARGLVGTVLGQASGLLVGRDSSFIALGSMCALLLSRVARIDAGERRVLTLACVAAAIGLVLHAPLAAAVLMAEVLYRRFEFEFEVLMPCVLAAVCASAVSGLMVGFEPLFSLPGDLTPSAGQLPLYLLLAGAVTLLSWILAQVTTVISQVFERPAFQRGWLARWPLRVLLGAVFGLITAAIAVYSTPTILGGGSGWLQLGVSGFLGSEAGGMAAWRWLLMALGAQLAFGGGVVVSAATGGLLGVGLASALGGFGLNLDASVSALIGAATCLTVTLNIPVAAALLAVTWGGDALLPVALASTGLAHTLSGEASLLSGQVSRRAQSRVHAPTAGTVLGRIASPLRPLTTVSLPASALAAGTLAAEAGDGDSAARLLLTGTASAQSAAPQARQLYRQEVPRSWLGARVGVLTLPERMELVGVVQNGQARLSQAGLRLNAGDELLLLATPSEFQNWQQSLRVPG